A window of the Vibrio pomeroyi genome harbors these coding sequences:
- a CDS encoding acyltransferase, with translation MKIHPLSDVASTDIGLGTTIWQFSVVLKGAQIGQDCNICAHTFIENDVVLGNRVTVKSGVYLWDGIRAGNDVFIGPCVAFTNDKYPRSKQYPDDFPKIQIGSGASIGANATILPGVQIGEKAMIGAGSVVTKDVPPKAVVAGNPARIIRYIEV, from the coding sequence TGAGCGATGTTGCATCCACCGATATTGGTTTGGGGACGACGATTTGGCAATTCTCAGTTGTATTAAAGGGGGCACAAATAGGTCAAGACTGTAACATTTGCGCTCACACCTTTATTGAAAATGATGTAGTGCTTGGTAATCGAGTTACAGTTAAAAGTGGCGTGTACCTTTGGGATGGTATTCGAGCGGGCAATGACGTATTCATCGGACCATGTGTAGCGTTTACCAATGATAAATATCCTCGCTCTAAGCAGTACCCAGATGACTTCCCCAAAATACAAATAGGCTCTGGTGCGTCAATTGGAGCTAATGCTACGATTTTACCTGGTGTTCAAATTGGTGAAAAGGCTATGATTGGTGCTGGCTCTGTTGTGACAAAAGATGTCCCGCCAAAAGCTGTTGTTGCAGGAAACCCTGCGAGAATTATTCGATATATTGAGGTTTAG